The Exiguobacterium acetylicum genome includes a window with the following:
- a CDS encoding peptidoglycan DD-metalloendopeptidase family protein gives MHGFWKGVSATAIAVASFASFAIPRADAATTFYKVKVMEDGLRARTGPSTSYGTVTSFEKGDTYKYLGRTGNWTKILYGSKKVYVSSTYVKKYSVTRIYKIKVNVDNLRVRSSNSTSSSVVGSVDQGERFRYLGRTGDWIKFLYGSDKRFVHADYVSKYAVLTLTNSGGASKASTSTSKSFATPTSGPITQGYGKASGVYGYTFHNGIDYGAAKGTPVYATASGKVITSQFKGAYGNYVMVSHTVNGSPFISLYAHMNSRSVSVGQTVAQGQKIGTVGETGNAFGTHLHFELHRGSYVYSATSAGSSVNPLDYL, from the coding sequence ATGCATGGTTTTTGGAAAGGTGTTTCGGCGACAGCCATCGCCGTTGCAAGTTTTGCATCGTTTGCTATCCCACGTGCGGATGCAGCAACGACGTTCTATAAAGTGAAGGTCATGGAAGACGGCTTACGTGCTCGGACTGGTCCGTCGACATCATACGGTACGGTCACAAGTTTCGAAAAGGGTGATACATATAAGTATCTCGGACGGACAGGTAACTGGACGAAAATCCTCTATGGTTCAAAAAAAGTCTATGTTTCTTCTACATATGTAAAGAAATATTCTGTAACACGTATCTATAAGATTAAAGTCAACGTCGACAATCTTCGTGTTCGTAGCAGTAACTCGACAAGCAGTTCAGTCGTCGGAAGTGTCGATCAAGGAGAACGATTCCGCTACCTCGGTCGTACAGGGGATTGGATCAAGTTCCTATACGGAAGCGATAAACGATTCGTTCATGCGGACTACGTCTCGAAATACGCCGTTCTGACACTGACGAATAGCGGTGGTGCTTCGAAAGCGTCAACGTCGACTTCAAAGAGCTTTGCGACACCAACGAGTGGTCCGATCACGCAAGGCTATGGCAAAGCGAGTGGCGTTTACGGCTATACGTTCCATAACGGTATCGATTATGGCGCAGCAAAAGGTACTCCGGTCTACGCGACAGCAAGCGGTAAGGTCATCACGTCTCAGTTCAAAGGCGCATATGGCAACTACGTCATGGTCTCACATACTGTCAACGGATCGCCGTTCATCAGTCTGTATGCACACATGAATAGCCGCTCCGTCTCAGTCGGTCAAACGGTCGCACAAGGTCAAAAGATCGGTACAGTTGGCGAGACAGGTAACGCATTCGGCACGCACCTTCACTTTGAACTCCACAGAGGCTCATACGTCTATAGTGCAACGTCTGCCGGGAGCAGCGTCAATCCGCTCGATTATTTATAA
- a CDS encoding FAD/NAD(P)-binding protein, producing MTDRYEWVIVGGGIHGMTVFNALREKGIDREMIRIIDRHEQPLMNWRKQTERIGMPYLRSTRVHHTSTNPTSLRHHAEEQEYTHQAFKDTYGRPSLELFNDHALRLAQQNEVEVSWVQGEVTRLRRENGTWIVSLGERELRASRVVLALGQSEHHVMPEWANSARHVFFSKHDTPPVIIIGGGISALHHTIQCAERYPGQVTLLSRRPLEKSSFDADRKFMGPKGLTPFKLLSASERRALIIQERRPGTATQDLIQRVRHLVREGIVTHITGEVEQEVESGVKLTDGQIITAESIICATGIRPMVVEGSWLEAVQQELNLPLSPCRTPLLDESTFEWGEHLFATGSLADLTVGPFARSIYGGQTAARAIASTIEEKQTAFATV from the coding sequence ATGACGGATCGATATGAATGGGTGATTGTTGGTGGAGGAATTCATGGCATGACGGTATTTAATGCCTTACGTGAAAAAGGGATCGACCGAGAGATGATTCGGATCATCGACCGTCATGAGCAACCACTTATGAATTGGCGGAAACAGACCGAACGGATTGGCATGCCTTACCTACGTTCAACACGTGTTCACCACACTTCGACGAATCCGACAAGTCTCAGACATCATGCTGAAGAACAAGAGTATACACATCAAGCATTCAAGGATACATACGGACGACCATCCTTGGAACTGTTCAACGACCATGCCCTTCGACTAGCACAGCAAAACGAAGTAGAGGTGAGCTGGGTACAAGGGGAAGTCACGCGACTAAGACGAGAAAACGGAACTTGGATTGTTTCGTTGGGGGAGAGGGAATTACGGGCAAGCCGTGTCGTTCTCGCCCTCGGGCAATCGGAGCATCATGTCATGCCGGAATGGGCGAACTCAGCGCGTCACGTTTTCTTTTCAAAGCACGATACACCTCCGGTCATCATCATCGGTGGGGGAATCAGTGCTCTGCATCATACGATTCAATGTGCCGAACGTTATCCTGGACAGGTGACGCTTCTCTCAAGACGTCCACTCGAAAAAAGTTCGTTTGATGCCGATCGTAAATTCATGGGACCGAAAGGACTTACCCCTTTCAAGTTGTTATCTGCGAGCGAGAGACGCGCGTTGATCATACAGGAGCGGCGCCCGGGCACGGCAACACAGGATCTGATTCAGCGTGTCCGTCATCTCGTTCGGGAAGGGATCGTCACACATATCACCGGTGAAGTCGAGCAGGAAGTCGAAAGCGGAGTAAAGCTGACGGATGGTCAGATCATCACCGCTGAATCGATTATTTGCGCAACGGGTATCCGTCCGATGGTCGTCGAAGGATCATGGCTCGAAGCTGTACAGCAAGAGTTGAATCTGCCATTATCCCCTTGCCGGACACCTTTGCTGGATGAATCGACTTTTGAGTGGGGAGAGCATTTATTTGCGACAGGAAGTCTTGCTGATTTGACGGTCGGACCGTTCGCTCGTTCGATTTATGGCGGACAAACCGCAGCTCGTGCGATCGCCTCGACGATTGAAGAGAAACAGACTGCATTTGCTACCGTTTAA
- a CDS encoding glycerol dehydrogenase, producing MSERVFISPSKYVQGKDVIDRLGTYVSPFGEKALVIADDVVWKIVKERVEQSLSSENVGIEKADFSGEASRHEVKRIAEQAKAADVRFVMGVGGGKTLDTAKAVSDELNVSVVIVPTLASTDAPTSALSVIYSDEGIFESYRFYKKNPDLVLVDTKLIAQAPARFFASGIADALATWVEVRSVVAFGGQTMAGGRPTIAAQAIAKRCEEVLFEHGRLAYESVQAKVVTPALEAVVEANTLLSGLGFESGGLAAAHAIHNGFTALDGEIHHLTHGEKVAFGTLVQLALEEHPQEEIERYIALYMDLGLPVTLEDVKLKDASREDIVKVGEAATAEGETIHSGFNVTADEVADAIIAADRYSKAYQAKHASS from the coding sequence ATGTCAGAACGTGTCTTCATTAGTCCCTCAAAGTATGTCCAAGGAAAGGATGTCATTGACCGGCTCGGTACATATGTGAGCCCGTTCGGTGAAAAAGCGCTCGTCATCGCGGATGATGTCGTCTGGAAAATCGTCAAGGAACGCGTCGAGCAGTCGTTGTCGAGCGAAAACGTCGGCATCGAGAAAGCGGACTTTAGTGGGGAAGCTTCACGGCATGAAGTAAAACGAATCGCGGAGCAAGCAAAAGCAGCGGACGTCCGGTTCGTCATGGGTGTCGGTGGCGGGAAAACGCTCGATACGGCAAAAGCGGTCTCGGATGAGTTGAACGTGTCCGTTGTCATCGTGCCGACGCTTGCTTCGACCGATGCGCCGACAAGTGCCTTGTCCGTCATCTATTCCGACGAAGGGATTTTCGAAAGTTATCGCTTCTATAAGAAGAATCCCGATCTCGTTCTCGTCGATACGAAACTGATCGCGCAAGCACCAGCGCGCTTCTTTGCGTCCGGAATCGCCGATGCCCTTGCGACATGGGTCGAAGTCCGGAGCGTCGTTGCCTTTGGTGGACAAACGATGGCAGGTGGGCGACCGACGATTGCGGCGCAAGCGATCGCAAAACGTTGTGAAGAAGTCTTGTTCGAGCACGGGCGTCTAGCCTATGAATCGGTCCAGGCGAAAGTTGTCACGCCGGCACTCGAAGCCGTCGTTGAGGCGAACACACTGCTCAGTGGACTCGGTTTCGAAAGTGGTGGATTAGCTGCGGCGCACGCGATTCACAATGGCTTCACAGCACTGGATGGGGAGATCCATCACTTGACGCATGGGGAGAAGGTCGCTTTCGGTACACTCGTTCAGCTGGCGCTCGAAGAACATCCACAAGAAGAAATCGAGCGGTATATCGCGCTCTACATGGATCTCGGCTTACCGGTGACGCTCGAAGACGTCAAGCTAAAGGATGCGTCGCGTGAGGACATCGTCAAAGTCGGCGAGGCAGCAACGGCTGAAGGAGAGACGATCCACAGCGGATTCAATGTCACCGCTGACGAAGTTGCCGATGCGATCATTGCAGCCGATCGCTACTCGAAAGCGTATCAAGCGAAACATGCTTCTTCCTGA